In Thermococcus sp. M39, the genomic stretch ATCACATCAAAGCCCCTTTTATAGAGTTCAATAGTGTAGTTTCCAGTGCCGCAGCCCAAATCTAGTGCTCGTCCTCTTTTCGTTTTAATCATGGAGAAAATAAGCCTTTTCTCTGTTCTATCCACGTACTGGCCAACTTTCGTTTGATACCATGTATCGTAGCGGTGAGCAATTTTGTCGAAGTATTGGGTCATCTTAAATCCCAAGCTTGCTTTCTATTGTGATGGGTTTATCTGCTCTGTCGTCAATTTTCACACTTATTACCACCCTTTTTGCCCCAGCTTTGAAAATTGCTTCATGGCATCTTTTAATCAGTTTAAGAATTGAATCGATCTCGCCTTCTACCACGGTTCCCATTGGGCAGACCATGTATTTTAACCCACTCTTTCTTATCTCCTCCATCACTGGTTCAAGGTACTTCCCAACGCTTGGAGTCTCTGTTCCAAGGGGAAAGAGGCAAATCTCTGCAACAGCCATCAGCCACCACCAGCTGGAGGGAATAAGTGGATTACATCATCTTCCTTCAGCTCGGTATCCCAGAGCTTCAAGTGAACAATGTTATGTCCATTCACAAGTATCATGCCGTTGACATCCCCGTCTTCGTCAATCAGCTCTTTCTTAATTCCTGGAAACATTTCATCAAGCTTGTCCAGAAGTTCCCCTACAGTTCTTACTCCACTGATTTCAATCTCCTTCTTTCCAGTCAATTCTCTCAATGTGGCATAAAACTTCACCTTCATTAAGACTCACCAAAATCAAGTTTTAGAGTTTGGAAATAAAGATTTTTCTCTCACTCGTGCTCTTTTCTCTTTTTCTCTTTGTTGCGGATATAATCCAATAGTGGCCTAATCCTTTCCCAAACTTCCTCAATTCCTCCATGGCCATTAATTTGGACGTAGATTCCTTGTTTTTTGTAGAACTTAATTATCGGTCGCATATTTCTTATATAAATGTCATATCGCTTTGCAACGATTTCTGGCTTGTCATCGGACCTCTGGACAATTTCACCTCCACATATATCGCATTTGTTGGGAACTTTTGGTGGCTTATATTTGATATGATACACAGCTCCGCATCTGTTGCATATCCTTCTTCCGCTAATCCGTTCAATGCTTTCCTCCTTTGAGATAAATATGTCAATGGCAACATCGAGCCTAATTCCATGGTCATAAAGGTAATTTTCTAAAGCCAAAACCTGCTCTGCTGTCCTTGGATAGCCATCAATTATGAAGTTGTTTCTTGTTTTCCTCAATCTTGAGAGAACAAGGGTGTTAACAACGATATCAGGAATTAAATCACCTCTTGCCAAGTATTTTCCCATCTCTTTCCCAAGCGTAGTCCCTTTCTGTATCTCTGTCCTAATTATGTCTCCCGAGGATATGTACTCCAAGCTGTACCTTTCGACTATTCTCCTTGAATGAGTAGATTTTCCACTTCCAGGTGGTCCAAAAATCAAGATATTCATGTAGGTCACCGATAGTGATTTATAACTCCAAAGCATAAAAAGAATGTGGTGGTGAGCATGCCCCGTCTCCTAACTGGTTTTGTTAGAGCAGCTGGTTATGCAAACAAAGTGAGGAAAGTTCTATTTGCCATTACAAGGGGGAAAGTTAATCCAGAAGAAGTCGTGAGAGCTGCAGCGGAGCTCAACCAGTATCTCTTCAACAAGTTCCAGGATATGGGTGTGAAAAAGGAAGACGTCGTGAGAATTGAGGCAGAGTTTGAAATTAAAGACGGAAAAATTGAATGGAACTATGACAGCTTGAAGGTTGAGGTGTACAAGAAGGAAGAGGAAGAGAAACTCGCAGAAGCTATGCGCGAGGTAGAAGAGAGCGAGAAAGCCCTCGAGCTTGTAATTGAAGAACTGAGTAAGCTGTCAGAAAAGCTGAGAGAGTTAAGTGACGAGATTTCCCAACTTGTCGAGAAAATTAAGCAAGAGCACACAACATTAAAGCTTGAATTCGAAAAGGAAGAGGAAAGCTAAATCCTCAGATTATCAAGGAAGATGTTAACATAAACAATGACGTGCGAGGTTAGATAGCTCTTTCTACCAATGCTGACTTTTTCTGCAATGCTCTCAAGAAAAGCTTCATCCTCCTTGGTTAATCCAATGTGGTCTCCGAGAACAAATGCAACGTTTCCTTTAAAGTTAATCTCAGTTATTGGTTTGCCCTCTTCGTGAAGATAGTAGAGCTTTGCAGTCTTGATAGTCTTTCTCACAATGTCCTCAAAGGTTAAATTGCTGATGTAAATTCCAGGCAAGACCTGATGCTCTTTGCTGGGCTCCTTTATTTCCTCGCCAGCTTTTAGTGCTTTAATTATCAGTTTTGCAATGCTCCTCTCATCTGGATTTATTGTCTTGGGTCTAATCTCGCTACCTTCGAATCGAATAGTTTTAGGCGGATTTGGTGGACCGTTTAAGTTTAGCCAAACCCTAACATTTTTGCGAAAGCCGTGGGAGAGCAGGAAAGCGGAATTAATGCTTCGGCAGAGTAAATCAACCCGACCGCTTGTCCCTGGTAAATCTTTCAGATTGAAATCCGCTTTTGTATGAGCATGGTTTGCTTTGATAATGAAAATCTTCATTGTCATCAAAATTAAAATAGAAAGAGGGTTTAAAAATCACTCGAGAGCTTCGAGGAGCTTCTCGAGGAACATCTTCTCTGGGTAAGCACCCTCAAACTCGACCTTGTCAATACCATCAACTTGGATGACTATCTTTGGAACTGCCATGACCCTGTACTGATCAGCCCACTCGGGGTATTCAATAGCCTCAACCATGTCGCCGAGTATTTTGCTCTTTCCAGCCAATGCGTTCTCAATAGCGAACTTATGGGCCATTCTAACTGCCATTGGACAGTATGGGCAGGTTGGTGTTACAAAGACTAGTATTCTGACATCTTTGTCAATACCCCTAAGCGTCTCCTTTGTATCTGGCATCAAGTCAGTTGTACCATTTGATACGTCAACTATATCTTCGAGGAATGATCCAAACTCATGTCCAGCTGGGAGTCCAAAGTATCTAACTCCAAAATCCTTTCCATCTTGAGTGATCACTGTAGCTGGAGCTCTGTCAACCCTGTATTTCTCTGCAAGTTCCTTTTCAGTATCAAAGTCGTGTATTTCGTAGCTGACTAAATCGCTTAGCTCGCTAATCTCTTGAACAAGCTGTTTAAGCTGATCACAGTATTGGCAGTGTTCTTTACCGACGAACACGATGAGCTTGACTGGGTTAGTTAGTTTTGAAAAGAACTCCTCTCTAATAACTTTCTTGTCTCCATCGCTTATCAATCCCATTCCAAGCACCTCCAATCTTTAAGCTAAAGGTTTATAACCTTTAGAGTGCAACATTCTAACAAAGTTTGCAAATTTAAAGTTGTCAACCAAAGGTTGGATGCACACTATATAAGCTTTACGCTACAAATTTGAGTAGGTGGGGGACATGTCTGAACCGGATATATTTTACATTCTGGGAAATAAGGTGAGAAGAGATTTACTTAGTCATTTAACTTGTACTGAATGTTATTTCAGCTTGTTGAGCAATAAAGTTAGTGTTTCATCAACAGCAGTATCAAAGCATCTCAAGATTATGGAAAGAGAGGGACTTCTAAAATCCTATGAGAAAGAAGGAAAGTTCATTGGTCCAGTGAGAAAATATTACAAGATTACACTATCCAACACCTATGTTGTTACTGTTACTCCAAATTTGTTCTGGTATAAGGGGATTAAATTAGAAGAGAAGCCAAATCTTAGAAAATTTGAAATCAATCTCGAGAATCTTGATCCTTCTCCCGATACATTGCAGTCCATGGTCATTAATCTCATCGATGCCAATAAAGAGTTGGAGAATCTTTTAGAGGCCCTTAGAGCACTTGAAAGCTATAGAGACATGCTCGTGAAAAACATAAAAGAGCGTTATTTAGAAGAAATCGGAGACATGACCCAATTGGCAATACTTCACTATTTGCTGCTCTATGGGGAAGCTACAATTGAAGACCTCAGTGATCGCTTAAATCTCAAAGAGAGAGAAGTTATCAAAAAAGCTGAAGAGTTAAACAAGTTTGTACCGTTAATAATAAAAGATGACGTTATTAAGATAGATAAGGAAAAGCTCAGAAAAATGCTGAAATAGTAGGGGGTTAAACTATGACGCTCCCAAAGGTTGAAATATTAATTAACAGAGAAAAGTGCTATCTTTGCGGCTCTTGTGTGGCAGTGTGTCCAAAGGAAGCAATAATAATTGAAAACGATGAATGGAAGTTTTTCCAGGAGAAATGCATTGGGTGTAAGTTCTGCGTTTTGGCTTGCCCAGTCGGAGCGTTGACTGCTAAGGAGGTTGAGTAAAATGGAGCTGCATTATGATGTTGTAGTCGTTGGAGCTGGCATTGCGGGGCCAATTTTATCAAGGAATTTAGCTAAAAAAGGATACAAAGTTCTCATGATTGATAAAAAAGCCGAAATAGGTTCACCAAAGAGATGTGGTGAAGGATTGGGCATTGCAAACTTCAAAAAATATGACATTCCGCTGGACAAGCGTTTTATAAATAGGGAAATTTATGGTGCTGCTATTTATTCTCCAAGTGGCTACAAGCTTGAAATTAGGTATGATAAAGTCGCTGGTGTAATCTTGGAGAGAAAAATCTTTGACAAGATGCTTGCTTACTATGCTGCCAAAGCTGGAGCAGATGTTATGGCAAAGACAGAGGCTGTCGGCTTAATAAGGAAAGATGGTAAGATAGCTGGAGTTAAGGCTAAGCACGAAGGCGAACCTTTGGAGATTTATGCTGATGTAATTGTTGCGGCTGATGGTGTAGAAAGCAGGGTAGCAAGATGGGCTGGAATAAATAGCTTTTTACCACCTCACGAGCTTGACTCAGCTTATGAATACGAGATGATAATTGAGAATTTTGAGTTTGATCCAGATATAATTCACCTTTACTTTGGGAATGAAGTTGCTCCAAGAGGTTACGTATGGATTTTTCCAAAAGATGAAGACAGAGCTAATGTTGGAATCGGAATTAATGGAGATAATCCCAAAACGGCAAAGTACTATCTCGAGAAGTGGCTTAAAGAAAACAACATAAAAGGAACCAAGATTCTAGAAGTTAATGTCGGAGGCGTCCCAGTCGGCGGCTTTTTGAAAGAGCTCGTCAAGGACAACGTTGTAGTTGTTGGTGATGCAGCAAGACAAGTAAATCCAATGCACGGTGGAGGAATGGCCGAAGCTATGGAAGCTGCAACGATAGCAAGCAAGTGGATTGACAAAGCCTTAAGTGAAGAGAACATCGAGCTGCTCAAAGGCTACACCGAGGAGTGGTGGGCTGGAGAAGGCCAAAAACTGCTTAGAATCCTAAAAGTCAGGAAGATAAGCGAAAAGCTCAGCGACGATGAGCTTGATGCAGCAGTTCAAGCATTGAGCGGTGCAGATGCTGAGAAAATAGCCGCTGGAGATTACAAAGAAGTCTTTAAGGCTCTGATAAAGAATCCAAAAATCCTGCTCAAACCAAGGATGCTCAAACTTTTGAAAGAAGCCCTTTAAGTTCCCCTTTTATTGGTCTTATTATTGTATTTCCATTTCTTGCAGTTCATATTTAAACAGACTTCATATTCCACATTTCCTTCCCTAATTTTCACTATTGGAGCATTGCCACATTCTGGACAAACTTTTCCCGTTGGAATTATTTCCCCTCTCTGGAGGAGAGGATATGTAACGTCACAGTTAGGCCAGTTAGAACAGCCGACAAACCTCTTTCCTGTTTTTCTATTGTACTTCACAATTAAATCTCCACCACATTTGGGGCATTTTCCTACAATTATTTCATCATTATTTCTTTTCTTTTCTTCCTTTCTCTCTCCATTATCAACAGCCTGCTTCATTGTTTCTTTCTCTTCTGCTGTCAGATCTTTAGCAGTCTTTTTCTTTGATTTTTTCGTTTTCCTTTCTTCACTCTCAATGAGTTTTTCCATGAGCTCTTTACCTATGTCAAGCTCCTTAGCTTTAAACTCTTTGAGAATTTTTATCAGCTGTTCCTTTGCTTCTTCAATGACTTTATCTTTGCTCAGCTTTTGCTTCATAATTTCCTCCATCTTTTCTTCGAATTCTCTTGTAAGTTCAACACTTACAATTTCTGGCACGTTCTTTTCCAAAGCTTCAACTACTTTCATGCCGAGTGGAGTTACCTTAATTTTCTTCTTCCCTTCAATGTAGCCTCTTTGATAGAGTGTTTCCAAAATTTGCGCTCTCGTTGCTTTTGTCCCTATTCCTAAATCCTCCATCTTCTTGATGACGCTCGCAGGACTATAACGGGCAGGTGGCTTTGTCTTCTTTTTCTCACGCTTGATTTGGATAACCTTGACAGGTTCTCCTTCTCTGAACTTAGGCAGAATAACTTCATCAAAGCTGACATATTTGCCGTAAATTTTAAGCCAGCCTTCCTTTACTGTCCTTGCCCCACTCAAAATGAACCGGTAATTGTTTGAGTTTATTATGACCTTCATGGTCTCTCTAACTGCTGGGTCTGCAAATGCAGCCAAGAATCTTCTAACTATTAAATCGTAGATGTTCTTTTCCTCTCGAGTTAGCTCTCCGGGTTTAGGTAATTCACCAGTAGGATA encodes the following:
- a CDS encoding adenylate kinase, translated to MNILIFGPPGSGKSTHSRRIVERYSLEYISSGDIIRTEIQKGTTLGKEMGKYLARGDLIPDIVVNTLVLSRLRKTRNNFIIDGYPRTAEQVLALENYLYDHGIRLDVAIDIFISKEESIERISGRRICNRCGAVYHIKYKPPKVPNKCDICGGEIVQRSDDKPEIVAKRYDIYIRNMRPIIKFYKKQGIYVQINGHGGIEEVWERIRPLLDYIRNKEKKRKEHE
- a CDS encoding thioredoxin family protein, with amino-acid sequence MGLISDGDKKVIREEFFSKLTNPVKLIVFVGKEHCQYCDQLKQLVQEISELSDLVSYEIHDFDTEKELAEKYRVDRAPATVITQDGKDFGVRYFGLPAGHEFGSFLEDIVDVSNGTTDLMPDTKETLRGIDKDVRILVFVTPTCPYCPMAVRMAHKFAIENALAGKSKILGDMVEAIEYPEWADQYRVMAVPKIVIQVDGIDKVEFEGAYPEKMFLEKLLEALE
- a CDS encoding DUF362 domain-containing protein, with amino-acid sequence MTLPKVEILINREKCYLCGSCVAVCPKEAIIIENDEWKFFQEKCIGCKFCVLACPVGALTAKEVE
- a CDS encoding NAD(P)/FAD-dependent oxidoreductase; translated protein: MHYDVVVVGAGIAGPILSRNLAKKGYKVLMIDKKAEIGSPKRCGEGLGIANFKKYDIPLDKRFINREIYGAAIYSPSGYKLEIRYDKVAGVILERKIFDKMLAYYAAKAGADVMAKTEAVGLIRKDGKIAGVKAKHEGEPLEIYADVIVAADGVESRVARWAGINSFLPPHELDSAYEYEMIIENFEFDPDIIHLYFGNEVAPRGYVWIFPKDEDRANVGIGINGDNPKTAKYYLEKWLKENNIKGTKILEVNVGGVPVGGFLKELVKDNVVVVGDAARQVNPMHGGGMAEAMEAATIASKWIDKALSEENIELLKGYTEEWWAGEGQKLLRILKVRKISEKLSDDELDAAVQALSGADAEKIAAGDYKEVFKALIKNPKILLKPRMLKLLKEAL
- the trmY gene encoding tRNA (pseudouridine(54)-N(1))-methyltransferase TrmY; this encodes MKIFIIKANHAHTKADFNLKDLPGTSGRVDLLCRSINSAFLLSHGFRKNVRVWLNLNGPPNPPKTIRFEGSEIRPKTINPDERSIAKLIIKALKAGEEIKEPSKEHQVLPGIYISNLTFEDIVRKTIKTAKLYYLHEEGKPITEINFKGNVAFVLGDHIGLTKEDEAFLESIAEKVSIGRKSYLTSHVIVYVNIFLDNLRI
- a CDS encoding ubiquitin-like small modifier protein 1; this encodes MKVKFYATLRELTGKKEIEISGVRTVGELLDKLDEMFPGIKKELIDEDGDVNGMILVNGHNIVHLKLWDTELKEDDVIHLFPPAGGG
- a CDS encoding ArsR family transcriptional regulator gives rise to the protein MSEPDIFYILGNKVRRDLLSHLTCTECYFSLLSNKVSVSSTAVSKHLKIMEREGLLKSYEKEGKFIGPVRKYYKITLSNTYVVTVTPNLFWYKGIKLEEKPNLRKFEINLENLDPSPDTLQSMVINLIDANKELENLLEALRALESYRDMLVKNIKERYLEEIGDMTQLAILHYLLLYGEATIEDLSDRLNLKEREVIKKAEELNKFVPLIIKDDVIKIDKEKLRKMLK
- a CDS encoding single- stranded DNA-binding family protein; its protein translation is MPRLLTGFVRAAGYANKVRKVLFAITRGKVNPEEVVRAAAELNQYLFNKFQDMGVKKEDVVRIEAEFEIKDGKIEWNYDSLKVEVYKKEEEEKLAEAMREVEESEKALELVIEELSKLSEKLRELSDEISQLVEKIKQEHTTLKLEFEKEEES
- a CDS encoding MTH1187 family thiamine-binding protein, whose amino-acid sequence is MAVAEICLFPLGTETPSVGKYLEPVMEEIRKSGLKYMVCPMGTVVEGEIDSILKLIKRCHEAIFKAGAKRVVISVKIDDRADKPITIESKLGI